The following proteins are encoded in a genomic region of Lactiplantibacillus plantarum:
- a CDS encoding proline--tRNA ligase, translating into MKQSKLLIPTLKEVPNDAEALSHQMMLRAGYIRQISAGMYAYLPLAYRVLTNIEKIIRQEMEKIDAAEMLVPAVIPAELWKATGRYETYGPELFKLKNRHDREFILGPTHEETFTSIVRDEIKSYKRLPLTLYQIQAKYRDEDRPRYGLLRGREFIMKDAYSFHADEASLDDTFQDMAQAYQNIFERVGLKFRSIIGDGGAMGGKDSREYSAIAPVGEDTIVYSDASDYAANLEMARSLYVPKKSHASLKDMEKIDTPGVGTIDELAEFLKVGADQLVKSILFIADDQPVMALVRGDHEVNDVKLKNYLGADFLEMATPEQAQQYLGASFGSLGPVNVHDDVKIVADQYVKDMVNITVGANEDGHHFTNVNPERDFHAEAYVDIRFVQEGELSPDGAGVLKFTKGIEIGHIFKLGTRYSKDLHAEVLDANGRNIPVIMGCYGIGVSRLLSAIAEQRADENGLIWPKAIAPFDVHVIPVNPKKADQVEVADQVEAQLEAAGYNVLYDDRKERPGVKFADSDLMGIPARITIGKKASEGIVEIKLRQTGETLEVKQEEIANNLAVLLKNID; encoded by the coding sequence ATGAAACAGTCGAAATTGTTAATCCCAACACTCAAGGAAGTGCCTAATGATGCCGAAGCCTTGAGTCATCAAATGATGTTACGGGCGGGCTATATCCGACAAATTTCAGCCGGAATGTACGCTTATTTGCCATTGGCTTACCGCGTATTGACGAATATTGAAAAAATCATTCGGCAAGAAATGGAAAAAATTGATGCAGCGGAAATGCTGGTACCAGCAGTCATTCCAGCTGAGTTGTGGAAAGCAACTGGGCGTTATGAGACATACGGTCCAGAACTATTCAAGCTGAAGAACCGCCATGACCGAGAATTTATCCTTGGCCCCACGCACGAAGAAACGTTTACGTCAATTGTTCGCGATGAAATCAAATCGTATAAACGGTTGCCATTGACTTTGTATCAAATCCAGGCTAAGTATCGTGATGAAGATCGGCCACGTTATGGGTTACTTCGTGGGCGTGAGTTCATCATGAAGGATGCCTATTCATTTCACGCGGATGAGGCCTCATTAGATGACACGTTCCAAGATATGGCGCAAGCTTATCAGAATATTTTTGAGCGGGTCGGCTTGAAGTTTCGTTCAATCATCGGTGATGGTGGGGCGATGGGTGGAAAGGATTCCCGTGAATATTCGGCCATCGCACCGGTTGGTGAAGATACAATTGTTTATTCGGATGCGAGTGATTATGCGGCTAATCTTGAAATGGCTCGGAGTTTATACGTCCCAAAGAAGTCACATGCTTCGTTAAAGGATATGGAAAAGATCGATACTCCCGGAGTGGGCACGATCGACGAACTGGCTGAGTTCTTAAAAGTTGGTGCTGACCAACTGGTTAAGAGTATTCTGTTTATTGCAGACGATCAGCCAGTAATGGCACTGGTTCGTGGCGATCATGAAGTCAACGATGTTAAGTTGAAGAATTACCTTGGTGCGGATTTTTTGGAAATGGCTACGCCAGAACAAGCCCAACAATATTTGGGCGCTAGCTTTGGTTCACTCGGCCCAGTTAACGTTCATGATGACGTTAAAATTGTCGCTGACCAGTATGTGAAGGACATGGTCAACATTACGGTCGGGGCTAACGAAGACGGTCATCACTTCACGAACGTCAACCCTGAACGTGATTTCCACGCGGAAGCTTACGTTGACATTCGCTTTGTTCAGGAAGGTGAGTTATCACCAGATGGTGCGGGCGTCTTGAAGTTCACCAAGGGTATCGAAATTGGACATATTTTCAAACTTGGCACCCGTTATTCTAAAGACTTGCACGCAGAAGTCTTGGATGCCAATGGACGTAATATTCCGGTAATTATGGGCTGCTATGGGATTGGTGTCTCACGGTTGTTGTCTGCCATCGCTGAACAACGCGCTGATGAAAATGGGTTGATTTGGCCAAAAGCAATTGCACCATTTGATGTGCACGTGATTCCGGTTAACCCGAAGAAAGCGGACCAGGTTGAGGTTGCCGACCAAGTTGAAGCACAATTAGAAGCCGCTGGGTACAACGTTTTGTATGATGATCGGAAGGAACGTCCTGGTGTGAAGTTTGCTGATTCCGACTTAATGGGCATTCCTGCTCGGATTACCATTGGGAAAAAGGCCAGCGAAGGAATCGTCGAGATCAAGCTTCGCCAGACTGGTGAGACTTTGGAAGTTAAACAGGAAGAAATCGCCAACAACTTGGCCGTTCTGCTCAAGAATATCGATTAA
- the rseP gene encoding RIP metalloprotease RseP, which yields MIVTIITFIIVFGILVIVHEFGHFYFAKKAGILVREFSVGMGPKAVAFRRNATTYTLRFLPIGGYVRMAGVADDEDEELKPGTPVSLQIGPDGIVHSINASKKTTLFNGIPLSVTATDLEKELWIEGYENGDESEVKHYAVDHDATIVESDGTEVQIAPVDVQFQSAKLWQRMLTNFAGPMNNFILAIITFAILAFMQGGVTSTTTHVAATTADSVARTAGIQKGDQIVAVNGKKMTSAQSISLLIQDSPKQRLTLTINRAGQTKKIAVTPAAKTVSGNRIGQIGVQWATKTDTSLGAKLAYGFTGSWGITKQIFQVLGRMVTHGFSLNDLGGPVAIFATTSQAAKSGVRTVIYLLAVLSINLGIVNLLPIPALDGGKLLLNIVEGIRGKPLRVETESVITLIGFGLLMLLMILVTWNDIQRYFF from the coding sequence TTGATCGTTACAATTATTACGTTCATTATCGTTTTCGGAATCTTGGTCATCGTCCATGAATTTGGGCACTTTTACTTTGCCAAAAAGGCTGGGATTCTAGTGCGTGAATTTTCTGTCGGGATGGGGCCCAAGGCGGTCGCGTTTCGTCGTAATGCAACAACTTATACGTTACGGTTTCTGCCAATCGGTGGTTACGTACGGATGGCCGGGGTGGCCGATGATGAAGATGAAGAACTCAAGCCCGGAACGCCAGTTAGTTTGCAAATTGGTCCGGATGGGATTGTTCATTCAATCAATGCTAGTAAGAAGACAACGTTGTTCAATGGAATTCCACTGTCAGTGACGGCGACTGATCTCGAAAAAGAACTCTGGATCGAAGGTTATGAGAACGGGGATGAAAGTGAAGTTAAACACTACGCCGTCGATCATGACGCTACGATCGTTGAAAGCGATGGTACCGAAGTTCAAATTGCACCGGTCGACGTCCAATTTCAATCGGCCAAGTTATGGCAACGAATGTTGACGAATTTTGCCGGACCGATGAATAACTTCATTTTGGCCATCATTACATTTGCAATTCTTGCCTTTATGCAGGGTGGTGTTACGAGTACAACGACCCACGTAGCGGCGACGACAGCAGACTCAGTTGCCCGTACGGCCGGTATTCAAAAGGGCGATCAAATCGTGGCGGTTAACGGTAAAAAAATGACGAGTGCCCAATCGATTTCGCTGTTGATTCAAGACAGCCCGAAGCAACGGTTGACTTTGACCATCAACCGGGCCGGTCAGACTAAAAAAATTGCGGTTACCCCTGCTGCCAAGACGGTCTCTGGTAATCGAATCGGTCAAATCGGGGTCCAATGGGCGACTAAGACCGACACGAGCCTGGGGGCCAAGTTAGCATACGGCTTTACTGGTTCGTGGGGAATTACCAAACAAATTTTTCAAGTGCTTGGTCGGATGGTCACTCACGGGTTCAGTTTGAACGATTTAGGTGGGCCGGTGGCAATCTTTGCCACGACCTCGCAAGCCGCTAAGTCCGGGGTGCGCACGGTGATATATTTGCTCGCCGTGCTGTCGATCAACCTTGGAATTGTTAATTTATTACCGATTCCAGCACTTGATGGTGGTAAACTATTATTAAACATTGTTGAAGGCATTCGGGGTAAACCACTACGGGTGGAAACGGAAAGTGTCATTACCTTGATTGGTTTTGGCCTCCTGATGTTATTAATGATTCTAGTAACTTGGAATGATATTCAGCGATATTTCTTCTAA
- a CDS encoding phosphatidate cytidylyltransferase, whose amino-acid sequence MRQRVITAVVALILFIPVIFVGGVTLDIVAMLLGAVAMSELLVMRKKLLISFEAIVSMLAVMIQIAPNNWFNGLPDQLNKEYVVYFLVILLLLHTVWSRNRFSFDDAGMLTLGVLYIGMGFNYFTAARGVSVYMLLFLMFIVWLTDSGAYMVGRKLGRHKVTPISPNKTWEGCIGGSVIGVIVASAFAIGFHVGYASVISMVLITLVLSVVGQFGDLVESALKRYYGVKDSGKILPGHGGILDRFDSMLLVFPIAHLFGLF is encoded by the coding sequence ATGAGACAACGAGTCATTACGGCTGTCGTTGCGTTAATTTTATTTATCCCAGTCATTTTTGTGGGCGGGGTAACCTTAGATATTGTGGCCATGTTGTTAGGGGCCGTTGCGATGAGCGAGTTACTCGTGATGCGTAAAAAATTATTGATTTCATTTGAAGCAATCGTAAGCATGCTTGCAGTTATGATTCAAATTGCACCGAATAACTGGTTCAATGGCTTACCAGACCAATTAAACAAGGAGTACGTGGTTTACTTCTTAGTTATCTTGCTACTGTTACACACTGTGTGGTCGCGGAATCGCTTTTCATTTGATGATGCCGGAATGTTGACGTTAGGCGTCCTGTACATCGGGATGGGCTTCAACTACTTCACGGCTGCGCGGGGTGTCAGTGTTTACATGTTACTCTTCCTGATGTTCATTGTCTGGCTGACAGATAGTGGGGCTTACATGGTCGGACGCAAACTGGGTCGGCATAAAGTCACACCGATCAGCCCCAATAAAACATGGGAAGGTTGTATTGGGGGTAGCGTGATTGGTGTGATCGTTGCCAGTGCCTTTGCAATTGGGTTTCACGTCGGCTATGCTAGCGTCATCAGTATGGTACTGATTACTTTAGTCTTATCAGTAGTTGGCCAGTTTGGCGATTTAGTAGAATCCGCGTTGAAGCGTTACTATGGTGTTAAGGATTCTGGTAAGATCTTGCCGGGACATGGCGGTATCCTAGATCGATTTGATAGTATGTTATTAGTTTTTCCAATTGCACATTTATTCGGCCTCTTTTAA
- a CDS encoding isoprenyl transferase, protein MFAFFNKNDPADNTDVQLDPERIPAHVAIIMDGNGRWAKARHLPRVAGHKEGMNTVKKITIAASDLGVKVLTLYAFSTENWKRPTDEVNYLMQLPVSFFDTFVPDLIKNNVRVQVMGYVDHLPEATQKAVQNAIADTKDCDGMVLNFALNYGSRAEIVTGVQKIAQQVQDGQLAVGDIDDATIDAALMTAPLAPYNDPDLLIRTSGEERISNFLMWQIAYSELVFTDVKWPDFTAATLQACIADFQSRDRRFGGLSDHK, encoded by the coding sequence TTGTTCGCTTTTTTTAATAAGAATGATCCTGCAGATAACACCGACGTGCAATTGGATCCTGAACGTATTCCAGCCCATGTCGCCATTATTATGGATGGCAATGGGCGTTGGGCCAAAGCACGGCATTTACCACGAGTTGCTGGCCATAAGGAAGGTATGAACACGGTCAAAAAGATTACGATTGCCGCAAGTGATTTGGGCGTTAAAGTCCTGACGCTTTACGCGTTTTCAACTGAAAATTGGAAGCGGCCAACTGATGAGGTTAATTACCTCATGCAACTGCCAGTGAGTTTCTTTGATACTTTCGTACCGGACTTGATAAAAAATAATGTGCGGGTGCAAGTCATGGGCTACGTTGATCACTTGCCAGAAGCAACGCAAAAAGCAGTCCAAAATGCGATTGCAGATACCAAAGATTGTGATGGGATGGTGCTGAACTTTGCTCTCAACTATGGTTCACGGGCCGAAATCGTGACCGGGGTGCAAAAAATTGCCCAGCAAGTGCAAGATGGTCAATTAGCGGTTGGTGATATCGATGATGCAACCATCGACGCAGCACTGATGACGGCACCACTTGCGCCATACAATGATCCAGATTTGCTGATTCGCACGAGTGGTGAAGAACGCATTTCAAATTTCTTAATGTGGCAGATTGCCTACAGTGAACTGGTCTTTACTGATGTGAAGTGGCCGGATTTCACAGCGGCGACCCTTCAAGCCTGTATCGCGGATTTTCAGAGCCGTGATCGGCGCTTTGGTGGGTTGTCGGATCATAAATAA
- the frr gene encoding ribosome recycling factor: MAITEPILKEAQERMKKAEAALQRELGNIRAGRANASLLNRISADYYGAQTPLNQMAAITVPEPRVLMVTPFDKSALKEIEKAILASDLGISPANDGSAIRLVIPQLTEERRKELAKDVKAEGERAKVAVRNVRRDAMEALKKGHKDGQFTDDQLHQLEDQAQKLTDQAGKDVDAIVADKEKEILEG; the protein is encoded by the coding sequence ATGGCAATTACAGAACCAATTTTAAAAGAAGCACAGGAACGGATGAAGAAGGCGGAAGCCGCTTTACAACGCGAGCTCGGTAATATTCGGGCTGGCCGGGCTAACGCATCATTATTGAATCGGATTTCTGCAGATTATTACGGTGCGCAAACACCACTTAATCAGATGGCGGCAATTACAGTACCCGAACCACGGGTCTTAATGGTGACCCCATTTGATAAGAGTGCCCTTAAAGAAATCGAAAAGGCTATTTTAGCGTCAGACCTCGGTATTAGCCCAGCTAACGACGGTTCTGCGATTCGGTTAGTTATTCCGCAATTAACGGAAGAACGGCGTAAAGAACTTGCCAAGGACGTTAAGGCGGAAGGTGAACGTGCCAAGGTCGCCGTTCGAAACGTGCGTCGTGATGCAATGGAAGCCTTGAAGAAGGGCCATAAAGATGGTCAATTCACTGACGACCAGTTACATCAGTTAGAAGACCAAGCCCAAAAGTTAACGGATCAAGCGGGTAAGGACGTCGACGCGATCGTTGCGGACAAAGAAAAAGAAATTTTGGAAGGTTAA
- the pyrH gene encoding UMP kinase, producing MSEVKYKRVILKLSGEALAGEKGFGINPPVIKTVAEELKDVYDMGVQIAIVVGGGNMWRGEAGAQMGMERAQADYIGMLATIMNALALQDNLESIGVPTRVQTSIEMRQIAEPYIRRKAMRHLEKRRIVIFAGGTGSPYFSTDTTAALRAAEINADAILMAKNGVDGVYSADPNKDASAVKFDTLTHLDIINKGLQVMDTTASSLSMDNDIPVVVFNLNEPGNIRKVVAGEHIGTTVRGK from the coding sequence ATGTCGGAAGTTAAATATAAGCGTGTAATCCTAAAACTGAGTGGGGAAGCCTTAGCTGGTGAGAAGGGCTTTGGAATCAATCCCCCCGTCATTAAAACGGTGGCAGAGGAACTTAAGGACGTCTATGACATGGGCGTACAAATTGCAATCGTCGTTGGCGGTGGCAATATGTGGCGTGGCGAAGCTGGTGCCCAGATGGGTATGGAACGGGCCCAAGCTGATTATATCGGCATGTTAGCCACGATTATGAATGCCTTGGCACTCCAGGATAATCTCGAATCAATTGGTGTGCCGACCCGGGTTCAAACATCCATTGAAATGCGACAAATCGCGGAACCATACATTCGGCGGAAGGCAATGCGCCATCTAGAAAAACGCCGGATCGTTATTTTTGCCGGTGGTACCGGGAGTCCATATTTCTCAACGGATACGACCGCCGCATTACGGGCCGCTGAAATTAACGCGGATGCGATTTTGATGGCCAAAAATGGCGTCGATGGTGTTTACTCGGCTGATCCTAACAAGGATGCTAGTGCAGTTAAATTTGATACGCTTACCCATCTCGACATTATCAACAAAGGGTTACAAGTGATGGACACTACGGCAAGTTCCTTATCGATGGATAATGACATTCCTGTCGTGGTCTTTAACTTGAATGAACCTGGAAACATTCGGAAAGTCGTCGCCGGTGAACACATCGGGACAACAGTCAGGGGGAAATAA
- the tsf gene encoding translation elongation factor Ts, whose product MAKISAAQVKELRDKTGVGMMDAKKALVETEGDMEKAVDVLREKGVAKAEKKSGRVAAEGIAAVAIKDNKAAIVEINCETDSVASTDKFKNLVTEVADEIAEEEPASVDDALALKTANGTVKDDVIETTQVTGEKISLRRFQVVEKGADQSFGSYIHNGGQIAALVVLDGADSATAKDVAMHVAAINPEYVNREQVPADRLAHEKDVLVKEALNEGKPEKIVEKMVEGRLNKWLSEISLDDQEFVKDSDQTVAHFVESKGGKVSSFIRFEVGEGIEKKADNFIDEVMNQIKD is encoded by the coding sequence ATGGCAAAGATTTCTGCAGCACAAGTTAAAGAACTTCGTGATAAAACCGGTGTTGGTATGATGGACGCTAAAAAGGCGTTAGTTGAAACTGAAGGCGACATGGAAAAAGCCGTTGACGTTTTACGTGAAAAAGGGGTTGCTAAGGCCGAAAAGAAGAGTGGCCGGGTTGCTGCCGAAGGGATTGCTGCTGTTGCAATCAAGGACAACAAAGCTGCCATTGTTGAAATCAACTGTGAAACTGATTCAGTTGCTTCAACTGACAAGTTCAAAAACTTGGTAACTGAAGTTGCCGACGAGATCGCTGAAGAAGAACCAGCTTCCGTTGACGACGCCTTAGCTTTGAAGACGGCTAACGGGACGGTTAAAGATGACGTCATCGAAACGACGCAAGTAACTGGTGAAAAGATCAGTCTTCGTCGTTTCCAAGTTGTTGAAAAGGGTGCTGACCAAAGTTTTGGTTCATACATCCACAACGGTGGCCAAATTGCAGCCTTAGTTGTCTTAGACGGTGCTGACAGTGCTACTGCTAAGGACGTTGCCATGCACGTCGCTGCTATCAATCCTGAATATGTTAACCGTGAACAAGTTCCTGCTGACCGGTTAGCTCATGAAAAAGACGTGCTTGTTAAGGAAGCCTTGAATGAAGGTAAACCTGAAAAGATTGTTGAAAAGATGGTTGAAGGCCGTTTAAACAAGTGGCTTTCAGAAATTAGCTTGGATGACCAAGAATTCGTTAAGGATTCTGATCAAACTGTTGCGCACTTTGTCGAATCAAAGGGTGGCAAGGTTAGCTCATTCATTCGTTTTGAAGTTGGCGAAGGAATCGAAAAGAAGGCTGATAACTTCATCGATGAAGTTATGAACCAAATTAAAGACTAA
- the rpsB gene encoding 30S ribosomal protein S2, which translates to MAVISMKQLLEAGVHFGHQTRRWNPKMKPYIFTERNGIYIIDLQKTVKMIDSAYNFVKDAAADDGVILFVGTKKQAQDSIEEEATRAGQYYVNHRWLGGTLTNWNTIQTRIKRLKDLKKMEADGTFERLPKKEVSLLMKQRAKLEKFLGGIEDMPRIPDVIFIVDPRKEQIAVKEAQKLNIPIVAMVDTNTDPDDIDVIIPSNDDAIRAVRLITSKMADAVIEGRQGEDEDVTEDSFKDNKDAKKSVDSLEDIVEAVEGDNDAKSDK; encoded by the coding sequence ATGGCTGTTATTTCTATGAAACAATTGCTTGAAGCCGGTGTCCATTTCGGTCACCAAACTCGTCGTTGGAACCCAAAGATGAAACCATACATCTTTACGGAACGGAACGGCATCTACATCATTGACTTACAAAAGACGGTCAAGATGATCGACTCAGCTTACAACTTCGTTAAGGATGCTGCGGCTGATGATGGTGTTATCTTGTTTGTTGGGACTAAGAAACAAGCCCAAGATTCAATCGAAGAAGAAGCAACCCGTGCAGGTCAATACTACGTTAACCATCGTTGGTTAGGTGGGACTTTGACTAACTGGAACACTATCCAAACACGGATCAAGCGTCTTAAAGACTTGAAGAAGATGGAAGCTGATGGCACCTTCGAACGGTTACCTAAGAAGGAAGTTTCATTATTAATGAAGCAACGTGCCAAGCTTGAAAAGTTCTTGGGCGGTATCGAAGACATGCCTCGGATTCCAGATGTAATCTTCATCGTTGATCCTCGTAAGGAACAAATCGCCGTTAAGGAAGCTCAAAAGTTGAACATTCCGATCGTTGCGATGGTTGATACGAACACTGATCCAGATGACATCGACGTTATTATTCCTTCAAACGATGACGCAATCCGTGCCGTTCGTTTGATCACTTCTAAGATGGCTGATGCTGTCATTGAAGGTCGTCAAGGTGAAGACGAAGATGTTACTGAAGATTCTTTCAAGGACAACAAGGACGCTAAGAAGTCCGTTGACTCATTGGAAGACATCGTTGAAGCTGTTGAAGGCGACAACGACGCCAAGTCTGACAAATAA
- a CDS encoding HAD family hydrolase, which produces MIKAIIFDLDDTLYDQKSPFTAALTKTFNQALSSTELAQIFNRFHDFNDRTFNQVTDTTMTLEAWQTARIRHALAPSKVHISTDRAIQFEMAYQQELNQICLFDGLSATLTKLSHAFKIGIITNGPAPIQHQKLHQLQIEHFVHPDNIFISEELGIAKPDPSIFTTWAHQVGIKANEAVYVGDNAALDMTSAKHAGWQTFWFNHRRNDQVTPSVIPDQIIQSPAELNELLLALLQAASAS; this is translated from the coding sequence ATGATAAAAGCCATCATTTTTGACCTTGACGATACGTTGTATGATCAAAAATCACCGTTCACTGCTGCCTTAACTAAAACTTTTAACCAGGCTTTGAGCAGCACTGAATTGGCACAAATTTTTAACCGGTTCCATGATTTTAATGACCGTACCTTTAACCAGGTCACTGATACAACTATGACGCTGGAAGCGTGGCAAACCGCCCGTATTCGACACGCGTTAGCACCCAGCAAAGTCCACATCAGCACTGATCGGGCTATCCAATTTGAAATGGCCTATCAGCAGGAACTAAATCAGATTTGCCTTTTCGATGGGCTGAGTGCGACGCTGACTAAACTCAGTCACGCTTTTAAAATTGGTATCATTACCAATGGGCCAGCGCCGATTCAGCATCAAAAGTTACATCAATTACAAATTGAACATTTCGTGCATCCGGATAACATTTTTATCTCAGAAGAATTGGGTATTGCTAAACCCGACCCATCGATCTTCACGACGTGGGCCCATCAGGTTGGCATCAAGGCCAACGAAGCCGTTTACGTTGGTGACAATGCAGCACTCGACATGACCAGTGCCAAACACGCTGGGTGGCAAACTTTTTGGTTTAATCACCGGCGCAATGACCAGGTGACACCGAGCGTAATTCCTGATCAAATCATCCAGAGTCCAGCGGAACTAAATGAACTATTGCTAGCACTTCTTCAAGCCGCCAGCGCTTCATAG
- a CDS encoding D-2-hydroxyacid dehydrogenase: MKIIAYAVRDDERPFFDTWMKENPDVEVKLVPELLTEDNVDLAKGFDGADVYQQKDYTAEVLNKLADEGVKNISLRNVGVDNLDVPTVKARGLNISNVPAYSPNAIAELSVTQLMQLLRQTPLFNKKLAKQDFRWAPDIAKELNTMTVGVIGTGRIGRAAIDIFKGFGAKVIGYDVYRNAELEKEGMYVDTLDELYAQADVITLHVPALKDNYHMLNADAFSKMKDGAYILNFARGTLIDSEDLIKALDSGKVAGAALDTYEYETKIFNKDLEGQTIDDKVFMNLFNRDNVLITPHTAFYTETAVHNMVHVSMNSNKQFIETGKADTQVKFD; this comes from the coding sequence ATGAAAATTATTGCATATGCTGTACGTGATGACGAACGTCCATTCTTCGATACTTGGATGAAAGAAAACCCAGATGTTGAAGTTAAATTAGTTCCAGAATTACTTACTGAAGACAACGTTGACTTAGCTAAAGGCTTCGACGGTGCCGATGTATACCAACAAAAGGACTATACTGCTGAAGTATTGAACAAGTTAGCCGACGAAGGGGTTAAGAACATCTCTCTTCGTAACGTTGGTGTTGATAACTTGGACGTTCCTACTGTTAAAGCACGTGGCTTAAACATTTCTAACGTACCTGCATACTCACCAAATGCGATTGCTGAATTATCAGTAACGCAATTGATGCAATTATTACGTCAAACCCCATTGTTCAACAAGAAGTTAGCTAAGCAAGACTTCCGTTGGGCACCAGATATTGCCAAGGAATTAAACACCATGACTGTTGGTGTTATCGGTACTGGTCGGATTGGCCGTGCTGCCATCGATATTTTCAAAGGCTTCGGCGCTAAGGTTATCGGTTACGATGTTTACCGGAATGCTGAACTTGAAAAGGAAGGCATGTACGTTGACACCTTGGACGAATTATACGCCCAAGCTGATGTTATCACGTTACACGTTCCTGCATTGAAGGATAACTACCACATGTTGAATGCGGATGCCTTCAGCAAGATGAAAGATGGCGCCTACATCTTGAACTTTGCTCGTGGGACACTCATCGATTCAGAAGACTTGATCAAAGCCTTAGACAGTGGCAAAGTTGCCGGTGCCGCTCTTGATACGTATGAATACGAAACTAAAATCTTCAACAAAGACCTTGAAGGTCAAACGATTGATGACAAGGTCTTCATGAACTTGTTCAACCGCGACAATGTTTTGATTACACCACATACGGCTTTCTACACTGAAACTGCCGTTCACAACATGGTGCACGTTTCAATGAACAGTAACAAACAATTCATCGAAACTGGTAAAGCTGACACACAAGTTAAGTTTGACTAA
- a CDS encoding GIY-YIG nuclease family protein has protein sequence MASTSKPAASTTAIKKYYFYVLLCADQTLYGGFTDNLQRRLATHNAGKGAKYTRVRSRRPLQLIYHETFTDKSSALKAEYAFKHQSRAAKLKYLSAHDVKI, from the coding sequence ATGGCAAGCACAAGTAAGCCGGCTGCGTCCACGACGGCAATCAAAAAATATTATTTTTATGTCCTATTATGTGCTGATCAAACGTTGTATGGTGGTTTTACGGATAACTTGCAGCGACGATTAGCAACGCACAATGCGGGCAAAGGGGCTAAATATACGCGGGTCAGATCACGGCGGCCTTTGCAATTAATTTATCATGAAACTTTCACTGACAAATCAAGTGCGTTAAAGGCTGAATATGCCTTCAAACACCAATCGCGAGCTGCCAAGCTAAAATACTTGTCAGCTCACGATGTAAAAATTTAG
- a CDS encoding tRNA1(Val) (adenine(37)-N6)-methyltransferase translates to MADVTLHADERIDQLYSQDIQIIQSSQVFAFSLDAVLLGDFAQVAKGVKSQIVDLCAGNGAVGLFASAKTQGHITAVEIQPRLADMAQRSVVLNDLTQQMTVLNEDLLAITRQLPKDSVDTVLCNPPYFKDRPQSVKNPNPHLAIARHELSANLDQILAVTSDLLKMNGKAYFVHRPERLDDLFSTMATNRLAPKRIRFVHPKAQREANMVLIEMIKDGKRNGVRIMPPLVVYRDDGEYREEVHTLLYGKHK, encoded by the coding sequence ATGGCAGACGTCACGTTACACGCCGATGAGCGTATTGATCAATTATATAGTCAAGATATCCAAATCATTCAAAGTTCTCAAGTCTTTGCGTTCTCACTGGATGCTGTTCTGTTGGGTGACTTTGCCCAGGTTGCGAAGGGCGTTAAGAGCCAGATCGTGGATCTCTGTGCTGGCAATGGCGCAGTAGGTCTATTCGCCAGTGCTAAAACTCAAGGCCATATTACGGCGGTCGAGATTCAGCCCCGGTTGGCCGATATGGCTCAACGCAGTGTTGTTTTGAACGATTTAACCCAACAAATGACAGTCCTGAACGAAGACTTACTGGCAATTACGCGCCAACTACCGAAAGATTCGGTGGATACAGTCTTATGTAACCCACCGTATTTTAAAGATCGACCGCAGAGCGTTAAAAATCCAAATCCTCATTTGGCGATTGCACGGCATGAACTGTCCGCTAATTTAGATCAGATCCTAGCGGTAACTAGTGATTTGTTAAAAATGAATGGTAAAGCATATTTTGTTCATCGTCCTGAACGACTAGATGACTTGTTCAGTACCATGGCGACCAATCGGTTGGCACCCAAACGGATTCGGTTCGTCCATCCCAAAGCACAACGGGAAGCGAACATGGTTCTGATCGAAATGATCAAGGATGGGAAACGCAACGGTGTTCGAATCATGCCACCGCTTGTCGTTTATCGTGATGATGGTGAATACAGGGAAGAGGTGCACACATTACTCTATGGCAAGCACAAGTAA